Proteins from a genomic interval of Desulfurella sp.:
- the hemC gene encoding hydroxymethylbilane synthase → MKIIKIGTRKSKLAMWQAKYVENLLVEKGYICEIVGITTLGDKIDKPLYEFGGKGLFTGALEVALLNKAIDIAVHSVKDVSVIENNQLPLKFILKRDYNKDCLVSFKGPIERLPKGALIGTTSLRRRVELSHIRDDLEFIDFRGNLDTRLEKLKKGVVDAIVVSKSGLKRLGLYDSAYCFDLDIVSSAGQGVIGVQTRLDEFDELDFLDDSATHMCVNIEREFVKALNASCNFPIGAYAYFNKNDQFCLKTMYADPKTFKKIDCFKCGVPQQVLKECIEYTKNSLAYI, encoded by the coding sequence ATGAAAATAATTAAAATTGGAACAAGAAAATCAAAGCTCGCAATGTGGCAGGCAAAATATGTAGAAAACCTGCTTGTTGAAAAGGGTTATATTTGCGAGATTGTAGGGATTACTACACTTGGTGATAAAATAGATAAACCGCTTTATGAGTTTGGCGGTAAAGGTTTGTTTACAGGCGCATTAGAAGTAGCGCTTTTAAATAAAGCCATAGATATAGCTGTACACAGTGTTAAAGACGTAAGTGTTATTGAAAATAATCAATTACCACTAAAGTTCATACTAAAAAGAGACTATAATAAAGATTGCCTTGTAAGTTTTAAAGGCCCAATTGAGAGATTACCAAAAGGTGCTCTAATCGGTACAACTTCTCTAAGAAGACGCGTTGAGCTTTCTCATATAAGGGATGATTTAGAATTTATTGATTTTAGAGGCAATCTTGATACACGTCTTGAAAAGCTAAAAAAAGGTGTGGTTGATGCCATAGTTGTATCAAAATCAGGCTTGAAAAGACTTGGTTTATATGATAGTGCATACTGCTTTGATCTGGATATAGTAAGTTCTGCAGGACAGGGTGTAATTGGCGTGCAAACGCGCTTAGACGAATTTGATGAGCTTGATTTTTTAGACGATAGTGCAACACATATGTGTGTTAATATAGAAAGAGAATTTGTAAAAGCATTAAATGCTTCGTGTAATTTTCCAATTGGTGCTTATGCTTATTTTAATAAAAATGACCAATTTTGTTTAAAAACAATGTACGCAGACCCAAAAACCTTTAAAAAAATTGATTGTTTTAAGTGTGGTGTGCCACAACAGGTTTTAAAAGAATGTATAGAATACACAAAGAACAGTTTAGCTTATATATAG
- the hemA gene encoding glutamyl-tRNA reductase, translated as MTQNLSINNLYVVGLNWKTAPLNVRESFVFESTSIHERAKDIKEAFNIAEIMIISTCNRTEIVAVSYHNPCESLIKYLSDYAKYELNNAIKYIYKKQSIEAVRHIFELSSGLDSQVIGETQILSQLKDAYRTTVVYNLSGAILNRIMRKAFTIAKIVRSQTNIQKGHLSIASLASHVALEHFGLDSKKVIIIGSGDMARLSAKYFSDKGSQIAYIANRRSETVDFAQNFNAKIVTLEDLKNLFNEVDIVVSCIYTPRPIIENIDVERKLLIMDLSVPSSVSLNVKKNPNVILFNLDDLKNVYNDSVLLKQNSIELSHQIIDENLRAFIEENSALDYNKTIDTLRQYADRIRKIELKKFQKKYKTDEKLLDAIDKLTRSILNKTLHEPTSKIRQFIKEPEGDMYVELIRRLFNISIENKPVNCFFSENPDDENN; from the coding sequence ATGACACAAAATTTAAGCATTAATAATTTATATGTTGTTGGTTTAAACTGGAAAACTGCGCCATTAAATGTAAGAGAATCTTTTGTATTTGAAAGTACTTCTATTCATGAACGTGCAAAAGATATCAAAGAAGCATTTAATATTGCAGAGATTATGATAATTTCAACGTGCAACAGAACTGAAATCGTAGCAGTTTCGTATCATAATCCTTGCGAGTCTTTAATTAAATATTTGTCAGATTATGCAAAGTATGAATTGAATAATGCTATAAAATATATATATAAAAAACAATCTATAGAAGCAGTGCGCCATATATTTGAGTTATCAAGTGGACTTGATTCACAGGTTATTGGTGAAACACAGATTTTGAGCCAGTTAAAAGATGCATATCGCACAACTGTGGTATACAATCTAAGTGGTGCTATACTAAACAGGATTATGCGTAAAGCTTTTACTATTGCAAAAATAGTAAGGAGTCAGACAAATATACAAAAAGGGCACCTTTCTATTGCTAGCCTTGCAAGTCATGTAGCTTTAGAGCATTTTGGTCTTGATAGTAAAAAAGTAATTATTATTGGTAGTGGTGATATGGCTCGTCTTTCTGCTAAGTATTTTTCTGACAAAGGGTCACAGATTGCCTACATAGCAAACAGACGAAGTGAAACGGTTGATTTTGCACAAAATTTCAATGCTAAAATTGTAACTCTGGAAGATTTGAAAAATTTATTTAATGAAGTAGATATTGTTGTTTCATGTATTTATACACCAAGACCTATTATTGAAAATATTGATGTGGAAAGAAAATTACTGATTATGGATCTTTCTGTGCCTTCTTCTGTTAGCTTAAATGTAAAGAAAAATCCAAATGTTATCCTTTTTAATTTAGACGATTTAAAAAATGTGTATAACGATAGTGTATTATTAAAACAAAATAGCATTGAATTATCTCATCAAATTATAGATGAGAATTTGCGTGCATTTATAGAAGAAAATAGTGCTCTTGATTACAACAAAACAATTGATACACTAAGGCAGTATGCAGACCGTATAAGAAAAATAGAGTTAAAAAAATTTCAAAAAAAATATAAAACAGACGAGAAATTGCTTGATGCCATAGATAAGCTAACTCGCTCAATATTAAATAAAACACTTCATGAACCTACCTCAAAAATCAGACAGTTTATAAAAGAACCCGAAGGTGATATGTATGTTGAACTGATCAGGCGGCTTTTTAATATTAGCATCGAAAACAAACCTGTAAACTGTTTCTTTTCTGAAAACCCAGATGATGAAAATAATTAA